One genomic window of Methanobacterium formicicum DSM 3637 includes the following:
- the nifU gene encoding Fe-S cluster assembly scaffold protein NifU, protein MYSEKVMDHFSNPRNVGEISDASGVGTEGNPVCGDLMTIYITVEDDVITDIKFKTFGCGAAIATSSMITEMAIGKTLDEALKITRDDVAEELEGLPPVKMHCSNLAADALRAAIEDYKKKQAGESSEDETSE, encoded by the coding sequence ATGTACAGTGAAAAAGTAATGGACCATTTCTCCAACCCCCGGAATGTAGGTGAAATATCAGATGCCAGTGGTGTGGGAACCGAAGGAAACCCAGTGTGTGGGGACCTGATGACCATCTACATCACGGTAGAAGATGATGTCATAACCGATATAAAATTCAAAACATTCGGTTGCGGAGCAGCAATAGCCACCAGTAGTATGATCACTGAGATGGCAATTGGAAAAACATTAGACGAAGCACTGAAGATCACCAGGGATGATGTGGCCGAAGAACTGGAAGGATTACCTCCAGTGAAGATGCACTGCTCTAACCTGGCAGCAGATGCATTAAGAGCAGCCATTGAAGACTACAAAAAGAAACAGGCCGGAGAATCTTCTGAGGATGAAACCTCAGAATAA
- the fdhD gene encoding formate dehydrogenase accessory sulfurtransferase FdhD → MTEIVPIKRYTAVSKESFHGKNSYNNKKSGLITGDDEIVIDEQVNLIINEKFSRSFSISPEALEEFATGYLLGEGLVASVDGIKKIEIDGLNINVEIDLADFDIKDLVVGSDCFGGWRRKIETINRVESEFTVTKDDIFWAIEKLRDEAKVWQNTGGAHVAGMVYQDKFISREDVSRHVAADKVIGASAMENVDFSQTFMVYSGRMPADMMIKLARVGVPIIASNAAPTSSGYSVAFKAGITMIGFLRGNRFNIYTNPQRILME, encoded by the coding sequence ATGACTGAAATTGTTCCTATAAAACGTTACACTGCTGTCTCTAAAGAGAGTTTTCATGGTAAAAATTCTTATAATAATAAAAAATCCGGTTTAATAACTGGGGATGATGAAATTGTCATTGACGAACAGGTTAATCTGATTATCAATGAAAAATTCTCACGGAGTTTTTCCATTAGCCCGGAGGCCCTGGAAGAATTTGCCACCGGCTACCTTCTCGGTGAAGGTCTGGTTGCAAGTGTTGATGGTATAAAGAAGATAGAAATTGACGGGCTGAATATTAACGTGGAGATCGACCTGGCAGATTTTGATATAAAGGATCTAGTGGTGGGCTCGGATTGTTTCGGTGGGTGGAGACGGAAAATTGAAACCATAAACCGGGTGGAATCTGAATTTACTGTCACAAAGGATGATATCTTCTGGGCCATTGAAAAATTAAGGGATGAAGCCAAGGTATGGCAGAATACAGGTGGTGCGCATGTTGCGGGTATGGTCTATCAGGATAAATTCATTTCCCGTGAAGATGTCAGCCGGCATGTGGCTGCAGATAAAGTTATTGGAGCCTCTGCAATGGAGAATGTTGATTTTTCACAAACCTTCATGGTTTACAGTGGCAGGATGCCTGCGGACATGATGATAAAACTGGCCAGGGTGGGAGTTCCTATAATAGCATCCAATGCTGCACCAACTTCATCTGGTTACTCTGTGGCTTTTAAGGCAGGGATAACCATGATCGGATTTTTAAGAGGGAATAGATTTAATATTTACACTAATCCCCAGAGGATATTGATGGAATAA
- a CDS encoding pyridoxamine 5'-phosphate oxidase family protein — protein sequence MNKIRYVQRDCKDKEKIENFLIETRTGVIGMNDDDFPYAVPVNFVWYDGSIFFHGMGSGKKVDLLSSEPPVCFTVYEEYGTVTDPMLCHADTSYMSVMIFGKVEKVVDFEEAASALQKLVEKYTPGYYKKPLTSKLIESYRSSFDDKAVSVYKLTPEDMTAKENQADENEIFKNE from the coding sequence ATGAATAAAATTAGATACGTGCAGAGAGACTGCAAAGATAAAGAGAAAATTGAAAATTTCCTAATCGAGACCAGGACTGGGGTAATTGGAATGAATGATGATGATTTTCCATACGCTGTTCCGGTGAACTTCGTGTGGTATGATGGTTCAATATTTTTCCATGGAATGGGTTCTGGGAAAAAAGTAGACCTCCTTTCATCAGAACCACCAGTCTGTTTTACAGTGTATGAAGAGTACGGAACAGTAACTGATCCAATGCTTTGTCATGCTGACACTTCCTACATGAGTGTCATGATCTTTGGCAAGGTGGAAAAGGTTGTTGATTTTGAAGAAGCAGCTTCAGCTCTTCAGAAACTGGTTGAAAAATACACCCCTGGTTATTACAAGAAGCCATTAACCAGCAAGCTGATTGAAAGTTATCGATCCTCCTTTGATGATAAAGCGGTTTCTGTTTATAAGTTAACACCTGAAGATATGACCGCCAAAGAAAACCAGGCCGATGAAAACGAAATTTTCAAAAATGAATGA